The proteins below are encoded in one region of Apium graveolens cultivar Ventura chromosome 4, ASM990537v1, whole genome shotgun sequence:
- the LOC141721567 gene encoding structural maintenance of chromosomes flexible hinge domain-containing protein GMI1-like isoform X4, with translation MGSSLHRSSRRQAIGGKPPYLKPFFGMFGYGGSISSMHLGRTTVISSKTKNSKKVCTLYLQRDALLSSSGSDKTWQANGGLRKPLKDEMKLSPDGSFTKVEISELKMKSLDVDLLRCKLKDIYFPYIQCDDLSTSGRTLTPIKFQVNGIDLAEIEGGEVAITNLNSCNGPHFVLQLSFTSIQDSPSQRSPGQGACQEANAQLKCIYFPIVQGKESIEKVLEQLEAQRCGVAESFESFSHVSIRCLGRLLPDARWAWLPFMEPKPRKVEKAQILKRCCSRVKCFIETDGGFYPTPSKTDLMHQHPYTIALKNFGSKPSEKERDVHVEVYKDGKKLSLQQMEKQYQEWILQMHYAYDEDSDCGEDEPIIILNPSSKKQLGISSDVIRVHKLIRRKGKSWRAGQKVKVLKGACSGVHKNNIYAVLEYILLDGFQGDAGGESRIICRQMGEEKGCLVENKNGNPTIDIRESKSLPISIIDSGKCLSVETAEWSSQLEKLQQKIPTWVDILCARHCEELDVEEALPFDTPVVAGYACPDEVIAVVRPASFNRALNSENLDQKQIALTNSNMVLEIKFIAQDQNLQENNCIRSFHSPPLSRKGFRGLYIFQVKSKLIFDKAGEYTFAFHIKDSNFKSFVKGVRVNAHPQIKRWGLVSDAQCEKPSVRVGSCFPQISIACYDVYGNRTSFSRVPKVIAKVLTSQDVLFQSETLKPHLSSQNSVLTVENLLVESYELDVIRPRYEAKVMICSEDELFDVIIPCQVIPGSIHHLNAKPKDFMKQLLPGTVVQELELEVFDAYGNHVANDSEIWLNVDGFSFQQKANRILVDNRGCIDLSGLLKVSTGFGEAVSLSVLAEDKVVFREQSQTEERMIRVATEIPESCLAGSQLENLVFEIVNSDGVVDETINDNEKGSISHTLVLKSESTEIDDSVRYRFHCGCCTVRAIPLPQIEGRFSFTAAHSGYPKLNMTITVLVEKAPEIVYDSRQTQYADEEIFFHENSSDLKTPKVKNDDRSIVLVTSPDSAKNIGNIVGSVFNKEKELKDKLLEYGRYVGEHEKNLKALHAQRLELEQALSKMQASLDPVSARESSYSPEKERMLEEIELMGHTAASVICKISKNKKACDISKDIVGVVALLGNVKTNELGRILAEFLGEEQMLGVVCKSYKAAYNLETCDVDGSVNCSTGLQALASECSISLDGRYSVLCLEDTRPYEGDYNRGDPQRMLLLPNPTLPNGNSPPGFIGFAVNMIYLDANHLYTRTSGGKGLRETLFYHLLGEVQVYKTRETMKKSLEKSCIQHGAVSLDGGIIRGNGVISLGRGKPSIHFPVLASQSQNHCSSNTSNMRIQRLIETKKSMLQATIDKIDKENETCEQDKKMFEKYRDKYSKFLDEKGSLLRYFNEVALNSPS, from the exons TGTGATGATCTTTCTACTTCAGGAAGGACTTTAACACCAATCAAGTTCCAG GTTAATGGAATTGATTTAGCAGAAATAGAAGGCGGTGAGGTAGCTATCACCAATCTAAATTCGTGcaatggtccacattttgtttTACAATTAAGTTTCACATCCATTCAGGATTCTCCTTCTCAGAGGAGTCCGG GACAAGGTGCATGTCAAGAAGCAAATGCACAGCTGAAGTGCATATACTTTCCTATTGTTCAG GGTAAAGAAAGCATTGAGAAGGTTTTGGAGCAGCTAGAAGCTCAAAGATGTGGTGTTGCCGAAAGTTTTGAAAGCTTCAGTCATGTATCTATTAGGTGCTTAGGTCGTCTACTTCCAGATGCTCGATGG GCGTGGCTTCCTTTTATGGAGCCTAAGCCAAGGAAGGTTGAAAAGGCCCAAATTTTGAAGAGATGCTGCTCAAGGGTTAAATGCTTCATTG AAACTGATGGTGGTTTTTACCCAACCCCGTCGAAG ACCGACTTAATGCATCAACATCCTTATACCATTGCCTTGAAGAACTTTGGCAGCAAGCCTTCAGAGAAAGAAAGAG ATGTACATGTTGAAGTTTACAAAGATGGGAAGAAATTATCACTTCAGCAAATGGAGAAACAATATCAGGAGTGGATTCTCCAAATGCATTATGCTTATGATGAAGACAGTGATTGTGGTGAGGATGAGCCTATCATCATCCTTAATCCCTCAAGCAAGAAACAGCTTGGGATATCTTCAGATG TTATTCGGGTTCATAAACTGATAAGGAGGAAGGGCAAGTCATGGCGTGCGGGACAGAAAGTTAAAGTTTTGAAAGGAGCATGTTCAGGAGTTCACAAGAACAATATTTATGCTGTGCTAGAATACATTCTTTTAGATGGTTTTCAAGGGGATGCTGGTG GGGAGTCTCGTATTATCTGCAG GCAAATGGGTGAAGAAAAGGGATGCCTTGTAGAAAATAAAAATGGAAATCCAACTATAGATATCCGTGAATCAAAATCCTTGCCCATTAGTATTATTGATTCTGGGAAG TGTCTGTCTGTTGAAACTGCCGAGTGGAGTTCACAACTCGAAAAGCTGCAGCAAAAAATTCCCACCTGGGTCGATATTCTTTGTGCCCGTCATTGTGAAGAACTGGATGTTGAAGAG GCATTGCCTTTTGATACCCCTGTTGTTGCTGGTTATGCTTGTCCTGATGAAGTTATTGCAGTTGTTCGCCCTGCCTCTTTTAATCGTGCCTTAAATTCTGAAAATCTGGATCAGAAGCAGATTGCACTGACAAACTCTAATATGGTTCTAGAAATCAAATTTATTGCCCAAGATCAGAATTTACAAGAAAATAACTGTATCCGTTCTTTTCATAGCCCACCTTTGTCTCGTAAAGGGTTTCGAGGTCTATATATATTCCAAGTGAAATCCAAATTGATATTTGACAAAGCTGGTGAATATACATTCGCCTTCCACATT AAGGACTCAAACTTTAAAAGTTTTGTAAAAGGTGTAAGGGTTAACGCACATCCCCAAATTAAGAGGTGGGGGCTTGTAAGTGATGCGCAATGCGAAAAACCTAGTGTTAG GGTTGGTTCTTGTTTCCCCCAAATATCTATTGCATGCTACGATGTGTATGGAAACCGTACATCATTTTCACGTGTCCCAAAAGTAATAGCTAAAGTCTTAACAAGCCAGGATGTTCTGTTTCAATCTGAAACATTGAAACCCCATCTTTCGTCCCAAAACTCAGTTCTCACTGTTGAG AACTTACTGGTTGAAAGTTATGAACTGGATGTTATTCGTCCAAGATATGAAGCGAAAGTGATGATATGTTCAGAAGATGAACTGTTCGACGTGATTATTCCCTGTCAAG TTATTCCAGGATCCATACACCATCTTAATGCTAAACCCAAAGATTTTATGAAGCAGCTACTTCCTGGAACTGTTGTTCAAGAGCTTGAATTGGAG GTGTTTGATGCATACGGTAATCACGTTGCAAATGATTCAGAAATTTGGTTGAATGTCGACGGATTTAGTTTTCAACAGAAAGCAAACAGGATACTG GTGGATAATCGTGGGTGTATTGATCTTAGCGGTCTGTTGAAAGTTTCAACAGGTTTTGGGGAAGCCG TCTCCCTCTCAGTCCTTGCAGAAGACAAGGTGGTTTTTAGGGAACAGTCCCAAACTGAGGAAAGGATGATAAGAGTTGCAACCGAG ATACCCGAGAGTTGTTTAGCTGGTTCTCAACTGGAAAATCTTGTGTTTGAAATTGTCAACTCTGATGGTGTTGTAGATGAAACAATAAATGATAACGAGAAGGGTAGCATTTCCCATACTCTGGTATTAAAGTCTGAATCAACAGAAATAGATGATTCTGTGAGATACAGATTTCATTGTGGCTGCTGCACTGTCCGTGCTATTCCGCTTCCTCAGATAGAAGGAAGATTTTCCTTTACTGCTGCACATTCTGGCTACCCGAAGCTTAACATGACCATAACG GTGCTTGTAGAGAAAGCTCCTGAAATTGTGTATGACAGTAGACAGACTCAATATGCAGATGAAGAGATTTTTTTCCATGAAAACTCATCTGATCTGAAGACTCCAAAAGTTAAGAATGACGATAGATCAATAGTGCTGGTAACAAGCCCAGACTCTGCCAAGAACATAGGAAACATAGTCGGAAGCGTTTTTAATAAAGAAAAG GAACTCAAGGACAAGTTATTGGAATATGGAAGGTACGTTGGAGAGCATGAAAAAAATCTTAAAGCACTCCATGCCCAGAGATTGGAACTTGAGCAAGCCCTGTCCAAAATGCAAG CTTCGTTGGACCCTGTCTCTGCTAGGGAATCAAGTTATTCACCTGAAAAGGAGAGAATGCTGGAAGAGATTGAATTAATGGGTCACACAGCTGCTTCTGTTATCTGCAAAATATCGAAGAACAAGAAAGCTTGTGATATCTCAAAGGATATTGTAGGTGTTGTTGCACTTCTTGGAAATGTTAAAACAAATGAGCTTGGCAG GATTCTGGCAGAGTTTCTGGGTGAGGAGCAAATGCTTGGAGTTGTGTGTAAATCTTATAAAGCAGCTTATAATCTTGAAACATGTGATGTAGATGGAAGTGTGAACTGTTCCACTGGTCTTCAAGCATTGGCATCTGAGTGTAGTATATCTTTGGATGGTCGTTATTCTGTTCTCTGTCTTGAAGATACAAG GCCATATGAAGGGGATTATAACCGTGGGGATCCACAAAGGATGCTTCTGCTGCCCAATCCTACATTACCAAATGGAAATTCTCCACCAGGGTTTATAGGATTTGCAGTCAATATGATATATTTGGATGCCAATCACTTGTACACAAGAACTTCAGGAGGTAAAGGTCTTAGGGAGACCTTATTCTATCATCTTCTAGGTGAGGTCCAAGTTTATAAAACTAGGGAAACCATGAAAAAATCACTAGAAAAATCTTGCATACAGCATGGTGCAGTTTCTTTGGATGGTGGTATCATTAGAGGAAACGGAGTTATATCTCTCGGACGCGG GAAACCCTCTATCCATTTTCCTGTTCTTGCATCGCAAAGTCAGAATCATTGTTCATCTAACACGAGCAATATGCGCATTCAACGCCTCATTGAAACAAAGAAATCCATGCTGCAAGCTACGATTGACAAGATAGACAAGGAAAACGAAACATGTGAGCAGGACAAGAAAATGTTTGAAAAATACAGAGACAAGTATTCGAAATTCTTGGATGAGAAGGGATCATTACTGCGATATTTCAATGAAGTTGCATTGAACTCCCCAAGCTGA